The genomic stretch GAGACAAGTCCACTGGTTGGTCTATGGGATGGAAAGTCAATCTTTGGGCACGACTGTTGAACGGCGATAGGGCTTACAAGCTTATCCATGACCAACTTACCCCAGCCATTACAGAAGATGGGGAGAATGGCGGCACCTATCCCAATCTGTTCGATGCGCATCCTCCATTCCAAATTGACGGAAACTTTGGATGTACCTCTGGGATTGCCGAAATGATTGTACAGAGCCACGATGGGGCTGTCCATTTATTGCCTGCACTCCCTTCCGCTTGGGAAAATGGTTCTGTGAGCGGTCTTCGACTCAGGGGAGGCTTTGTTTTGGAGGAGCTTACTTGGGAAAACGGTCAGGTCAAAAAATGCGTGATCCGTTCGACGATAGGAGGAAACCTTAGGATCAGGTCCGAAGGATCCCTTAGCATTGATGGTGGAAAACTTGCACAGGCCAATGGAACCAACACAAACGCGTTTTTTGAGGTAGCCCAAATAAAAGAACCATTGGTCCATTCAGGGGAAGGAGACGGTAAAGCGTTCATCAATGACACAAACCTGTATGACATTGAAACGGTCAAGGGAGAGGCCTATACCTTAGTTGGAAGCTAATATAGAAAGTGATTAAGTAAATGACTTTGGGTAGTTTCGTGTAATTATGACTATTTTTACTGTAAAAGGTGCCAATTCAATGGTACCTTTTACTTTTATGATTCAGGTCAATAAATCCTTTGGAAAATATATGGAGCTAATGGGGTCATTTTATCCAGGATAGCTGTCATAATGATACAAGGGAATGAATTGCAGAACTACCAAAAATGAAAGATACCCAAGATAACCGTCTGCGCCCGGCCCTGACCGAGAAGGGAACCACCCAATTTTATGGTCAAAAGATGATGACGTATTACGAAGAAAAGTCTGATTTTGACATTTGGAGTGCCTTTAAACTGGGCAATGAAGCAGCCTTTAACTACATCTACCGGAAGCATATGAAGGGGCTCTATAACTATGCTTATCAAGTTTCTAGGGACCAGGATATTGCCCGTGATGCGATCCATATCCTTTTTATAAGAATCCGGAACAAAAGACGCTCATTAGCGGATGTTCAAAATATCAAAGGGTATTTGATGAGGGCGATCTATAGGATTGTACTTGATGAGCTCGAAAAAAAGAAAAGGAAATTCCAAGTTATCGATAATTGTATAGAGGAACATTTTCCAATCGAGCTTTCGGCTGAGACCAAAATGATCAACTTTGAGATATCTGAGGAAAGAAGGGTACAGTTGGAGGACGCCATGAACCAATTGTCCAGTAGACAGCGCCAAGCTGTGTTGCTGATGTATAAAGAAGATCTTTCCTACAGGGAGATTGCTGAAATAATGGGAATGGAACAGGTGAAGTCTGCCAGAAAATTAATTTATAGAGCAATTTCAAGCCTCAAGGCATTCTTCTCCAATTGATGGAAGTTATGCCAGTAGTTGTCTTCTGACCAATTAGAGAACACCGAATTATGAAAAAGTACAGTGAGTTTGAAATAGAGGATTTCCTGACCGACGAATTTTTTGTGCGATGGGCCAAGTCGTCGGACAAAGAAGCGGCCCATTTTTGGGAAAAATGGATGGAAAACAATCCTGCCAAACGTGAAGTAGTGATGGAAGCCTACTATGTCGTGAGTTCGGTAGGCTATAAGGAAGAAATCCATGCATCAGATCAAGAAGAAATCGAATGGCTTGAAGGCATTCTGAAGCAGAGCAGAGGGGATGAAGAGGTAGTGGGAGATGTAAAACACGGCGGATGGGCTTGGTTCAGAAGGATAGCAGCAGGGGTGGTACTTTTTTTCTGTGCATTTTTTGGTTACAAAATGGTCACTGCACCTAAAAGGGTAGTTCCAGAGCCCATAGCGACAGAATTGATTTATAAGGAAAACCCAGCCGGCCAAAAGTCCACCTTTAAGCTGTCCGATGGTACGGTAGTTTACCTGAATGCAAAAAGCGACCTGAAATTTCCGAACAGATTCAGTGATTCCATAAGAATGGTAGAGCTCACCGGGGAAGCTTTTTTTGAGGTTTCCGAGGACAAGGAACGTCCCTTTATTGTAAAGACCCAAGGTGTGAACGTAAAGGTGCTGGGGACTTCGTTTAATGTGAAGAGCGATGCAGAAGTGGCGGTGGCCTTGGTAGAGGGTAAAGTCACTGTAAGTCGTGATACAGGTGGGCAAGTCCATTTATCCCCCAATGAAATGCTGACCTATAAGGAGGACGGGAAGGTATTGAAATCCTCATTTGATCCATTTGAGATAGTGGGCTGGAAGGACAAATACCTCGTGTTTAGGGAAGACAGCTTTTTGGAGGTAAAGAATAAAATTGAGAAGTGGTACGGTGTCAAGATCCAATGTGCCCGGGATTTCCAAAGTGATTGGTCTTATACGGGGCAATATTACCAAGAAAGCCTGGACCGTGTGATGGAGGGCATAAGTGCGACTTCAGAATTCAGTTATCAAATTAAGGACAAAAAAGTAATTCTTATACCTAATCCCAAATAACCATGGAAACAAACTATATGACCATACAGGCTTTACCTAAGAGGTAGGCAGCAATTTAGTGAATTGCTGCCTCCCCAGTCATTGTCTCAATCGCCAAATCTCGAACAAAGACTGGTTTAAATCCAAAACTTAAACCAAACCAATGTATGGAAAATAGAGTACTTAGGCAATTAATTATGCTATCAAAATATTTTGTACTGGGTTTTTGTGTGCAGTTGTTCTTTACTGCGTTTTTGCTGGCCAGTACAAGCAAAGCGCAAAAGGAGAGCCTTGAGGATATCAACGTATCCTTAAAGGTGGAAAACCAGCAGGTCAAGGAGGTCTTTCAAAAACTGGAGCAACAGTCCAACCTTAAGTTCTCTTATAATGAGAAAATACAGAACCTTACCCATGATGCCATTTCGATAGATATGCGAAACGGAAAGATGTCCGATGTACTGCGGGAGATTTCCAGTCAGACCAATCTTAAGTTTCTAAGGATCAACAACAGTATCCATGTGGTCAACAAGGACAGAGGGGATAGCAGTGTGGATGAGATTATTTCCGAAAGGCCTGTTTACCATGTGACTGGGATGGTGACCGATACAGAAAATTTTCCAATACCCGGTGCTACTGTCAAAATCAAAGATGGAACCCGTGGAACTGTGACGGATATTGACGGGAAATACCAAATTGATGCGGTAGAGGGAGATGTGCTGGTATTCAGTTTTGTAGGCTTTGTCTCCCAAGAGATACAGATCACCAATCAGACGGTAGTGGACATTGTCCTTGAAGAAGACCTTAAGGCACTGGAGGAAGTGGTAGTCGTTGGATATGGTGAACAGAAGAAGGAAACGTTGACCGGTTCGGTGGTCAGTACCAAAGGAGAGATCATCGCCAAAAGTCCAGTCCCCAATGTGACCAATGCCCTTCAGGGAAGATTGCCCGGGGTGATTGCCACCAATACGACTGGAGAGCCGGGCCGTGATGATGCCCAGATCCTCATTAGGGGCCGAAGTACCTTTGGTAATTCACAACCACTTTTGGTGATTGATGGTGTGCCACGACCAGGGCAAGGGCTGGGCCGGATAGATCCCAAGGAGATCGAAAGTATTACTGTGCTAAAGGATGCTTCCGCAGCCATTTATGGAGCGAGGGCCGCAAATGGAGTGATATTGGTCAAAACCAAACGCGGCGGAAAGGCAAAACCAGAATTTAATTTTAGCTACAACCAAGGTTTTAGCCAGCCTACGCGCATATTGGATGTGCTTGATGCGCCTACTTATGCACAGGTACGGAACGAAGCTGAATTCAGAAACGGCTCTACGACCCCAATCTATACTGAAGAGGATATCCAAAAATACAGTGATGGCTCTTCACCACTGACCCATCCCAATACAGATTGGGTAGGAGAGACGCTGAAAAACTGGTCCCTGCAAAACAAGGTGAACCTATCAGTAAACGGGGGGAGTGAGGATATCCAGTATTATATGTCCCTAGGAGTCCAAAACCAGGATGGGCACTTTGTCAATAACCCTACCCAGTACAGCCAAGTCAATCTCCGAGCAAATTTAGATGCAAACATTACCGATAATTTCAAGGTGTCTCTAAATTTGGCTGGAAGAAAGGAAGACAGGACCTATCCTTCTACCGGTACCTGGGTAAATTTTGTCAATATCCTTTCTGCCCCACCAGTATTGACTGCCCAATATCCAAATGGGTTGATAGCTGCCGGTAGGTTTGAAGAAAACCCCTTGTTGCGTGACCAGGCAGGCTACCTAAAGCAGGAGAGTTATCCTATTCAGACGACCTTGCTTTTGGATTATGAACTTCCCTTTATCGAGGGATTGACCTTGACAGGGTCCTACAGTTATGATTTTAGGAACGATTTTGAAAAAACCTTTCAGAAACCCTATAGCTATTGGGAGTATGACCCGGCCACAGGGCAGTACAATGAAG from Echinicola soli encodes the following:
- a CDS encoding RNA polymerase sigma factor; translated protein: MKDTQDNRLRPALTEKGTTQFYGQKMMTYYEEKSDFDIWSAFKLGNEAAFNYIYRKHMKGLYNYAYQVSRDQDIARDAIHILFIRIRNKRRSLADVQNIKGYLMRAIYRIVLDELEKKKRKFQVIDNCIEEHFPIELSAETKMINFEISEERRVQLEDAMNQLSSRQRQAVLLMYKEDLSYREIAEIMGMEQVKSARKLIYRAISSLKAFFSN
- a CDS encoding SusC/RagA family TonB-linked outer membrane protein, whose translation is MENRVLRQLIMLSKYFVLGFCVQLFFTAFLLASTSKAQKESLEDINVSLKVENQQVKEVFQKLEQQSNLKFSYNEKIQNLTHDAISIDMRNGKMSDVLREISSQTNLKFLRINNSIHVVNKDRGDSSVDEIISERPVYHVTGMVTDTENFPIPGATVKIKDGTRGTVTDIDGKYQIDAVEGDVLVFSFVGFVSQEIQITNQTVVDIVLEEDLKALEEVVVVGYGEQKKETLTGSVVSTKGEIIAKSPVPNVTNALQGRLPGVIATNTTGEPGRDDAQILIRGRSTFGNSQPLLVIDGVPRPGQGLGRIDPKEIESITVLKDASAAIYGARAANGVILVKTKRGGKAKPEFNFSYNQGFSQPTRILDVLDAPTYAQVRNEAEFRNGSTTPIYTEEDIQKYSDGSSPLTHPNTDWVGETLKNWSLQNKVNLSVNGGSEDIQYYMSLGVQNQDGHFVNNPTQYSQVNLRANLDANITDNFKVSLNLAGRKEDRTYPSTGTWVNFVNILSAPPVLTAQYPNGLIAAGRFEENPLLRDQAGYLKQESYPIQTTLLLDYELPFIEGLTLTGSYSYDFRNDFEKTFQKPYSYWEYDPATGQYNEEMSSYYASPTVRDYFDRYFVTTYNLRANYTRTVAENHHFNLLVGVERAETKGNNASAFRRNFPTTVLTDIDFGGTDLSDQSTSGSSSLTRRDNLFGRLNYDYKEKYLVEFLFRYDGSPIFPAGDRYGFFPGLALGWRLSEENFLKNSAAVDFMKLRVSYGELGNDNVDDPYAYLNAYSIGNAYTFGGSDVLGLTPEVLPNYDYTWEVLRTANIGLEATFWNAKLGVELDVFKQNRSNILAQRQVSISSTFGFPGLPPENIGKVSNHGFELVLSHQNHVSGLLYRIKGNMSFARNKYEYFDEVPAGEEYQNLTGRPIGSLLIWPTNGVYNTQAEIDNSPHLDNAKPGDLRYVDYNGDDVINGDDQYRFGKSTTPEIVFGLDLNFQYKNFDLSTFFQGQGNAAYFPGITSLGGQSNGAVIRAEDRWTTENTDGAMPAAGGNFAQFSEFNLYSAAFVRLKNLELGYSFPEHLLEKLKLNRLRVYTNAFNVFTFSEIDFMDPEGRGDGNDPNSTRTDANYYPQLRVFNIGVDFSF
- a CDS encoding FecR family protein, yielding MKKYSEFEIEDFLTDEFFVRWAKSSDKEAAHFWEKWMENNPAKREVVMEAYYVVSSVGYKEEIHASDQEEIEWLEGILKQSRGDEEVVGDVKHGGWAWFRRIAAGVVLFFCAFFGYKMVTAPKRVVPEPIATELIYKENPAGQKSTFKLSDGTVVYLNAKSDLKFPNRFSDSIRMVELTGEAFFEVSEDKERPFIVKTQGVNVKVLGTSFNVKSDAEVAVALVEGKVTVSRDTGGQVHLSPNEMLTYKEDGKVLKSSFDPFEIVGWKDKYLVFREDSFLEVKNKIEKWYGVKIQCARDFQSDWSYTGQYYQESLDRVMEGISATSEFSYQIKDKKVILIPNPK